From Pseudomonas putida, one genomic window encodes:
- a CDS encoding PHP-associated domain-containing protein — MKRTILDAHVHLLMWKQQAAPDWNSVSQTLKVANFNELDAICITEHIEADAYEKLMLGLFCSNRLGGSTQGDGSVICNGVLVLPGAELHLANNMNIGVHADLETLLSLDRRASAYTLDTLHGLLEKRGRPFKLVAHHIFWPGKTCSDLEALKRCINAIEVPAKDLTNIHKYLTLASTLNLDTTGGSDSHSFISIGACKTLINEDNTHSPLTLKKWLHSHHTTHEPDRDSLRLTALARIHRQTDTERREP, encoded by the coding sequence ATGAAAAGGACAATATTGGATGCTCATGTGCATCTGCTCATGTGGAAGCAGCAAGCAGCGCCGGATTGGAACTCAGTGAGCCAGACGCTGAAAGTAGCAAACTTTAATGAACTCGATGCAATCTGCATCACCGAACACATCGAAGCTGATGCTTACGAAAAACTGATGCTGGGTCTATTCTGCAGCAATCGCCTCGGTGGTAGCACGCAGGGAGATGGCTCAGTTATCTGTAACGGTGTCCTTGTGTTACCCGGTGCAGAGCTACATCTCGCGAACAATATGAACATTGGCGTGCATGCTGACCTGGAAACACTGCTGAGTCTTGATCGACGAGCGAGCGCGTATACCCTGGATACGCTTCATGGACTGCTAGAGAAGCGAGGCAGACCTTTTAAACTAGTAGCCCACCATATTTTTTGGCCAGGTAAGACATGCTCAGATCTTGAAGCTTTAAAACGCTGCATAAACGCGATCGAGGTCCCGGCCAAAGACCTCACTAACATACATAAATACTTGACATTAGCATCGACATTAAATCTCGACACTACAGGAGGGTCTGATTCTCACTCATTCATATCCATAGGCGCTTGTAAAACACTTATAAATGAAGATAACACGCACAGTCCACTCACCCTGAAAAAATGGCTGCACAGCCATCACACAACGCACGAACCGGATCGCGACTCATTGCGTTTAACTGCTTTGGCTAGGATCCATCGCCAAACCGACACAGAGAGAAGGGAACCATGA
- a CDS encoding cupin domain-containing protein, translating to MNNKITICKNNLERLLASRKMTMSHVCDVELDDKFAYFESIEQLRELASYLALPLSDLFLGFTITDLDDGVKIARRGTGFKREEIRNGTHCYTYEHLVTTNQDPRLMALRLDVRANDFQCMPLNDGHSSKEVVYVTKGSVRVRWLDSDNEFKEGILNEGDSIFILPDVPHGFVSNVPGEKSEIIAINYG from the coding sequence ATGAACAACAAAATAACTATTTGCAAAAACAACCTTGAGAGACTCCTTGCTTCGAGAAAGATGACCATGTCACACGTTTGTGATGTGGAGCTCGATGACAAATTTGCTTACTTCGAAAGTATTGAGCAATTGAGAGAGCTTGCTAGCTACTTGGCATTGCCACTGAGCGATCTTTTTTTAGGTTTTACTATTACCGACTTGGATGATGGCGTAAAAATAGCTAGGCGAGGAACTGGCTTCAAGCGTGAAGAAATCAGAAATGGTACTCATTGCTACACTTATGAGCATTTGGTTACAACCAATCAAGACCCTCGATTAATGGCTCTACGACTGGATGTACGCGCCAACGACTTCCAATGCATGCCTTTGAATGACGGGCACTCATCAAAGGAAGTTGTATACGTAACTAAAGGGAGCGTACGGGTTCGGTGGCTGGACTCTGACAATGAGTTTAAAGAAGGGATATTGAACGAGGGCGACTCCATCTTCATTCTCCCCGATGTACCTCACGGGTTTGTCAGCAATGTACCTGGTGAGAAATCAGAAATTATCGCCATCAACTATGGCTAG
- a CDS encoding NAD(P)-dependent oxidoreductase, which translates to MTITVGLIGLGQMGHAICHRLLDTGVEVLIHNRTYEKAEKLIHRGALWKNNLRELAANANIILVCVSGESALRAIYYSDTDGLLYSLQEGKIVIDFSTLSAESAVNLHEAFGNIGVSYIECPISGGVMGALQGKLCSIVSGNEQAYSSAHPILIKICKTINYVKQPGKAQQLKILNNLAESINLAGALEVIHQGQALGLDLESMVKVFTSCRGRSAYMHVSLNYILSGLTTSHVTLAVRCKDLELAQSQLPDLKAYPATAMAIQCFIDARHAFGDDVDQCQYFSLLAQRRSVTS; encoded by the coding sequence ATGACTATCACCGTCGGATTAATTGGCCTAGGTCAAATGGGTCATGCCATATGCCATCGACTTCTAGACACTGGCGTCGAGGTATTAATCCACAACCGCACGTACGAAAAAGCTGAAAAACTGATACACCGAGGCGCACTTTGGAAAAACAACTTGAGAGAGCTCGCAGCTAACGCAAACATTATTCTTGTATGTGTTAGCGGAGAAAGTGCACTACGGGCAATCTATTACTCAGATACTGACGGACTGCTTTATTCGCTCCAGGAAGGAAAAATCGTAATTGACTTCAGCACCTTATCAGCGGAGTCTGCGGTCAACCTACATGAAGCGTTCGGAAATATCGGTGTGAGTTATATCGAATGCCCGATCTCTGGGGGAGTAATGGGCGCTCTCCAGGGAAAATTATGCTCTATAGTCTCAGGTAATGAACAAGCCTACTCATCGGCACATCCCATACTCATAAAAATCTGCAAAACAATCAACTACGTTAAACAACCTGGAAAGGCACAGCAACTTAAAATCCTCAACAATCTGGCAGAGTCTATCAATCTAGCAGGGGCCCTGGAAGTTATTCATCAAGGGCAGGCGTTGGGCTTGGATCTCGAATCAATGGTGAAGGTATTCACTTCCTGCCGCGGTCGTTCTGCCTACATGCATGTATCGCTGAACTATATTCTCTCAGGGTTGACAACTAGTCATGTGACGCTGGCCGTCCGCTGTAAAGATTTGGAATTGGCGCAATCTCAATTACCAGACCTTAAGGCTTATCCAGCAACAGCGATGGCGATCCAATGCTTCATCGACGCCAGACACGCCTTTGGCGACGACGTTGACCAATGCCAATACTTTTCACTACTCGCTCAACGACGGAGTGTTACATCATGA
- a CDS encoding cupin domain-containing protein, which produces MEFNITARLDDLQKLIQKRKMTLDNIRGLYDRTIDGITINSTQLKKIAQYLNVTAAYVIDELGGEYDKSQSCVFGGLIRFDRLRHVQGEPAYFYRHLLKTTSDKNLLVLRTTPLFPSAEKAILNAGHKAREFVYILSGTVGVKWGSHPHLHNEVLNEGDSIFIEEWTPHCFYKLEPDSQILAIDYL; this is translated from the coding sequence ATGGAGTTTAACATCACAGCAAGACTCGATGACCTTCAGAAATTAATACAAAAACGAAAAATGACTTTAGATAATATTCGAGGCCTCTATGATAGAACCATCGACGGCATTACAATTAACTCTACGCAGCTTAAAAAAATTGCCCAATATCTTAACGTCACAGCAGCCTATGTGATTGACGAATTAGGCGGCGAGTACGATAAATCTCAAAGCTGCGTTTTCGGCGGACTCATCCGATTCGATCGCCTACGGCACGTGCAGGGTGAGCCTGCCTATTTTTACCGCCACTTACTCAAGACAACTTCAGATAAAAATCTGCTGGTACTCAGGACTACCCCTCTATTCCCATCGGCCGAGAAGGCAATACTAAACGCCGGACATAAGGCTAGAGAATTCGTATACATTCTCTCTGGGACAGTAGGGGTTAAATGGGGAAGTCATCCACATCTTCACAACGAGGTACTAAATGAGGGAGATTCCATTTTCATTGAAGAATGGACTCCTCATTGTTTCTATAAACTTGAACCGGATTCACAAATTCTCGCGATTGACTACCTTTAA